The genomic window TGCCGACGACCTCGACGGTCTTCGACGGCGGCGGCGGCGGCGGTGTGCCCACGAGCGACACGTCGTCGACGACGAAGTCCATGAGGTGGGTGTTCGGATCCGTGGACGGGGAGCTCGTCCACGGCGTCTCGATGAACAGGCGCGCGGTCGCGACGCTCTGGCTCGCCGGGATCGTGAAGGTTGTGTTGATGTACCCCCACTGCCCGCGAGCAGGGGTCGTGCTTCCCAGGTTGGTGTAGGTGCCGCCGCCGTAGTGCATCGTGGCGAAGAACTGCTTGGTGGCCGGGCTGCTCGGGTTGTCGTACTTCACCCGAGCCTTGATGCTGTACGTCTGGCCGGCTTGGACCTTGCCGCTCAGATCCTGCATGGGACCCGATCCGGTGGTCGTCCTACCGGATGCCTTCACCGCAGCAGCGCCGGAGAACGCATCCGGCACGATCGAGAGCGTGCCGCCGTCCGTGGCGTTGCCGTTGTTCAGGAACCACCCGTCGATGCCGCTCTCGAAGCCGCCGTTGACGATCAGCTCCTCGTCGGCCGCCGTCGCGGGCGCCAGGCCGCCGACGATGAGCGCCGTGGCAGCGACCGCGACACCCAGGGTGCCGGCGATCCTGCGGCGTATCGCCGCACGATGTGTCATCTCCTTGGTCAAGGTTTCCTCCTCATTGATCGATCAACCTTGGTCCGCCTGCACCACTTCGGTCGTGGGGGGATTGGGGGCCGGCAAGGGCTCCCCTTGCCTCGGACGTGCTGGGCACTGCTGCGTGCGTCCCGTCCCCATTGGCGGCTGCTTCGCATGTTAGCGGTCACAGTGAGCGGTCACAAGAGCCAGTTGTTCGCGCTATCAAACTCGGGCATGATCAGTTGGATCCACGAGCGGACCCTGTGCCCGTCGAACTCCGCTCGACGCGAAGGAGCGTTCATGGTCGGCCACAACCCACGACGCGAGCGCGCTCGACAGCACCCACGCACGACGCTGCGATCGCGTGGCGGCGCGCGCGCTCGCGGTTGCGCCGTGGGCGCGCTGGTTCTCGCAATCGTGCTCCCGGGTTGCGCCTCGCCCTCCGACGAGGCGCTCTCTTTCTGGTCGTTCACCGGGATCCAACAGGGCGATCAGGTGGACCGCTACCTCGACGCGAACCCGGACGCGCGTATCGAGCTGAGCGAGATCGGCACTTCCACGGAGACCGCGGACGCCCTCACCGCTGCTCTTGCGGCCGGGCAGACTCCAGACCTCGTCCTGATCCAGGGCGACGACCTCCCGAGGTTCGTATCCGCCGACCGCCATTTCCTGGACCTCCGCCGCTTCGCCGGTGAGGATGCGGCGGAAGGTTACCTGCCCTGGGCATGGGAAGCCGCGACGACGCAGTCCGGCAGGGTGATCGGCATCCCCACCGACGTCGGCGGGATGGCGCTGGCCTACCGGTCGGACCTGTTCGAACAGGCCGGATTGCCGACTGACCCGGGCGAGGTCGAAGCGCTCTGGCCGACCTGGGACGCGTTCATCGAGGTCGGCACCCGATTCGCGGCGCGATCGGACGCCGCATTCGTCGACAACGTGAGCACGACCGTGTTCGTGAACGCCTCGAACCAGCTGCCGGTGAAGTACTACGACGCCGAGGGCCGACTGGTCCACAGCGACAACGCGGGGCTCCGCGAAGCGTTCGACACGGCTCTCGACGCCCACGCGGCGCATCTCAGCGCCGGTGTCGCCGCATTCACCCCCGGGTGGTCGGGAGCGATGGCGCGGGGGGACTTCGCCGTGATGGCCGCCCCGTCGTGGATGCTGCGGGTGATCAAGTCGACGGCGCCGAAGACGAGCGGGAAGTGGCGCATCGCATCTGTTCCCGGCGTCGCCGGCAACTGGGGCGGGAGCTACCTCGCGATCCCGGCCGGCTCGAAGCACCCCGAGGCCGCGTGGGACTACATCGCCGCGACCCAATCGGCCACCGCGCAGCGCGCGCATTTCGCGGCCGGCGGCCCTCTCCCCGCAGCCGTCGCCCCGTATGAGGAGGACGACCTCGCCGCCTACGCCGACCCCTTCTTCGGCGCCTCGCCGATCGGCGCGGTGCTCGCGAATTCGATTCTCGGCATGCGACCCGTGCGCCAGGGCCCGGCGTCCAGCACGATCAACACGGCCTTCGTGCAGGCCCTGGCGGCCGTCGAGCAGGGCTCCCTGAGCCCGGCGGACGCGTGGCGGTCCGCGCTGGACGCCGCGGCCGTCGCGCTGCCCACCGCGTCGGACACGCGTTGATCGAACAACCTCCGACGCGGCGGGTCATGCGACGCGAGTCCTGGGCGCCGTACGCGTTCCTCGCCCCGTTCCTCCTCCTGTTCGCCGCTTTCACGGTCGTCCCCTCGCTGGCGACCTTCTGGCTCGCCTGGTGGGACTGGGATCCCCTCGGCGGACAGGAGTGGGCGGGCGCGGCGAACTTCGTGCGTATGGCCGCCGACCCCCGCTTCTGGACCGCCACGGTCAATACGCTCGTGATCGCCGCGGTCGCCACGACGGCACAGGTGTGCATCGGCCTCTTCCTGGCCCACACCGTCCATCGCGCGACGACGCACGCGAGCGCCGCTCTGAGCGTCTCCCTGCTGGTCCCGTACGTGACTTCCGGTGCAGCGGTCGCGATTCTCGTCTCCCAGCTGGTCGACAAGCACTACGGGCTGCTGACGCGGGCGCTCACGGCGCTCGGATGGGGCGAGGTCGATGTCCTCGCGCAGCCGGCGGGGGCCTGGACCGTGGTCGCAGGCGTCGTCGTCTGGCGATGGTTCGGATTCACCACGCTCCTGATGCTGGCCACTCTCGCCTCCGCTCCCCGGGACGTCTTCCGTGCCGCAGAGCTCGACGGTGCCGGAAGCTGGGCCCAGTTCCGCTTCCTCACCCTCCCGCTCCTCGGTCCCGTGATCGCCTTCAGTTTCATCACGTCGGTCGTGGGCGCTCTCCAACTGTTCGCGGAACCGCTGCTGACGGACCCGTCGGGGCTGACCTGCGGCCCGACGAGGCAGTGTCAGACGCTCGCACTGCTCGTGTACGAGATCGGCTTCCGAGATTTCCAGTTCGGCTACGCCGCAGCGGTGAGCGCGACCGTCTTCGTGCTTGCCGCGGGATTGGTGGGAGCGTCATTCGCGTTCTTCCGGCGCATCGGGTGGACGGCATGACGAGGCGACGACTCGCGGGCAGGGCGGTGATCCTCGGCGCGGCGACGGTCTGCTGGGCGCCGATCTGGTTCATGGTCGTCGTCGCTTCGCATGACAGCGCGGCGGCCACGACGTTCCCCCCACCTCTCCTTCCCGGCGGGAGCCTGTGGGACAACGCGCAATCCGTGCTGGCAGCCGTCCGCGTCGGGCGATCTCTCCTGAACTCGGCGATCGTCTCTGGGTGTATCGCGCTCGGCGGGGCGATCCTCTGCGCGCTGGCGGGGTTCGCGTTCGCCAAACTCCGGTTCCGGGGGCGAGCGGCGCTCTTCGCCGTCGTGCTGATCGGACTGACGCTCCCCGTGCAACTCGCGGTGATCCCGAACTACCTCCTGATGTCGGTCCTGGGCTGGGTCGACTCGCTCGAAGCCCTCATCGTGCCAGGGCTCGCGAGCGCGTTCGGAGTGTTCTGGATGCGTCAGCACATCGCGGCGACCGTCGCGGACGACGTGCTCGACGCCGCCGCCCTTGACGGCTGCGGACCGTGGCGGGCCTTCTGGCACGTCGCGTTCCCCGCGGTGCGGCCGGGTGCACTGGTCCTCGCGGGCCTTCTGTTCGTGTCTTCCTGGAGCGATTTCATGTGGCCCTTCATCGTGTTGCGATCCCCCGGCTCGCACACCGTGCAGGTCGCCCTGCGCGGCTTGCAGGGAGAGTTCGGACTGGACTACGCGCTCGTGTTCGCGGGCGCGCTCATCGCGACGATTCCCATGATCCTCGGCCTCATCCTCGCGGGACGCCGGGCGACGCGCGGACTCGTGCGGTCGACTCCCGCACGATGAGTCGTGGGTGCGGCTGCGGGCCCGGCCACGCCACCGCCCGGCCCGTGAGCTCATCCAAGGGGGTGGAGACAGCGGTCAGCGGCGGCGTGATGTGCGCGGCATCCGCGTGATCCTCGAGACTGACGACAGCGAAGTCCTCGGGCCCGCGATCGGTCGTCCGCACGATCGAGGTTCAGGATCGTCGTGGCGTAGCCGAGTCGTCCGGCAGCCTGCCTGCGG from Microbacterium sulfonylureivorans includes these protein-coding regions:
- a CDS encoding ABC transporter substrate-binding protein — protein: MGALVLAIVLPGCASPSDEALSFWSFTGIQQGDQVDRYLDANPDARIELSEIGTSTETADALTAALAAGQTPDLVLIQGDDLPRFVSADRHFLDLRRFAGEDAAEGYLPWAWEAATTQSGRVIGIPTDVGGMALAYRSDLFEQAGLPTDPGEVEALWPTWDAFIEVGTRFAARSDAAFVDNVSTTVFVNASNQLPVKYYDAEGRLVHSDNAGLREAFDTALDAHAAHLSAGVAAFTPGWSGAMARGDFAVMAAPSWMLRVIKSTAPKTSGKWRIASVPGVAGNWGGSYLAIPAGSKHPEAAWDYIAATQSATAQRAHFAAGGPLPAAVAPYEEDDLAAYADPFFGASPIGAVLANSILGMRPVRQGPASSTINTAFVQALAAVEQGSLSPADAWRSALDAAAVALPTASDTR
- a CDS encoding carbohydrate ABC transporter permease is translated as MRRESWAPYAFLAPFLLLFAAFTVVPSLATFWLAWWDWDPLGGQEWAGAANFVRMAADPRFWTATVNTLVIAAVATTAQVCIGLFLAHTVHRATTHASAALSVSLLVPYVTSGAAVAILVSQLVDKHYGLLTRALTALGWGEVDVLAQPAGAWTVVAGVVVWRWFGFTTLLMLATLASAPRDVFRAAELDGAGSWAQFRFLTLPLLGPVIAFSFITSVVGALQLFAEPLLTDPSGLTCGPTRQCQTLALLVYEIGFRDFQFGYAAAVSATVFVLAAGLVGASFAFFRRIGWTA
- a CDS encoding carbohydrate ABC transporter permease, encoding MTRRRLAGRAVILGAATVCWAPIWFMVVVASHDSAAATTFPPPLLPGGSLWDNAQSVLAAVRVGRSLLNSAIVSGCIALGGAILCALAGFAFAKLRFRGRAALFAVVLIGLTLPVQLAVIPNYLLMSVLGWVDSLEALIVPGLASAFGVFWMRQHIAATVADDVLDAAALDGCGPWRAFWHVAFPAVRPGALVLAGLLFVSSWSDFMWPFIVLRSPGSHTVQVALRGLQGEFGLDYALVFAGALIATIPMILGLILAGRRATRGLVRSTPAR